Proteins from a single region of Acidianus ambivalens:
- the treZ gene encoding malto-oligosyltrehalose trehalohydrolase, protein MDIGANFDGKSTFFRVWAPYHKEVFLVLYKDGERKVIKMELEDEERGYFSVEVDNAKAGDMYTYMIGGKEYPDPASRFQPEGVQGKSQIVGNFSWDDDNWKGIDFPIIYELHVGAFGGDFEGVKRKMDYLKELGITAIELMPVHQFAGNRNWGYDGVLLYAVQNSYGGPQKLKELVNEAHKKGIGVILDVVYNHVGPEGNYLSVFGPYFSTRYKTPWGPIFNFDEAYSDEVRHYVVQNAVYWIKEYHIDGLRLDAVHSIFDNSPKHILEEIRDAVKEANPKALLIAESDLNDPRIILPKDKCGYCIDAQWSDDFHHSLHALLTGERDSYYADFGEITKLAKAIKDAFVYDGVYSRFRKKTHGRPVGNLPSNKFVVYAQNHDQVGNRKDGKRLISLVREKALIAPFLYILSPYIPMIFMGEEYGETNPFLFFTDFSDPEIIKGLREGRKRELGEYYYDPQDYSTFEKSKLSWKVDEKILSLYKELIRLRKELFNDFSRDVDIRIEDNKCIIIKRKEKYLVIACFGETYLDIKAKSIITTDGMPSSLPGKVNVGAGVYEEL, encoded by the coding sequence ATGGATATAGGAGCGAATTTTGATGGAAAATCAACGTTCTTCAGAGTATGGGCTCCTTATCACAAGGAGGTATTTTTAGTTCTCTATAAAGATGGGGAAAGAAAAGTAATAAAAATGGAATTAGAGGACGAGGAAAGAGGTTACTTTTCAGTTGAAGTAGATAACGCAAAGGCTGGAGATATGTATACTTACATGATTGGAGGAAAAGAGTATCCAGACCCCGCATCAAGGTTTCAGCCTGAAGGCGTTCAAGGTAAATCCCAAATAGTTGGGAATTTTTCCTGGGACGATGATAACTGGAAAGGAATAGATTTTCCTATAATTTACGAACTGCATGTAGGAGCCTTTGGAGGAGATTTTGAGGGAGTTAAGAGAAAAATGGATTATTTAAAAGAACTAGGAATTACAGCAATAGAATTAATGCCAGTTCACCAATTTGCAGGAAATAGAAACTGGGGTTACGACGGAGTATTACTTTATGCAGTACAAAATAGTTATGGTGGACCTCAAAAGCTTAAGGAATTAGTAAATGAGGCTCATAAGAAGGGTATTGGAGTTATCTTGGACGTAGTTTATAATCACGTTGGGCCAGAAGGAAATTATCTTTCAGTTTTTGGTCCTTACTTTTCTACAAGGTATAAAACTCCTTGGGGGCCTATTTTTAACTTTGACGAAGCTTACAGTGACGAAGTAAGACATTACGTAGTGCAAAATGCTGTTTATTGGATTAAGGAATACCATATTGATGGCCTTAGATTAGATGCTGTGCATAGTATATTTGATAATTCCCCCAAACATATTTTAGAAGAAATAAGAGACGCAGTAAAAGAAGCTAACCCTAAGGCGTTATTAATTGCTGAAAGCGACTTAAACGATCCAAGGATAATATTACCTAAGGATAAGTGCGGTTATTGTATAGATGCTCAATGGTCTGACGATTTTCATCACTCCTTACATGCTTTACTTACAGGGGAAAGGGATTCATATTATGCTGACTTTGGAGAAATTACGAAGTTAGCTAAAGCAATAAAAGATGCTTTTGTTTATGACGGGGTATACTCAAGGTTTAGGAAGAAAACTCACGGTAGGCCAGTAGGTAATTTACCCAGTAATAAATTCGTAGTCTATGCTCAAAATCACGACCAGGTTGGTAATAGGAAGGACGGCAAAAGGTTGATATCCTTAGTGAGAGAAAAAGCGTTAATTGCTCCGTTCCTTTACATTTTGTCTCCTTATATTCCAATGATATTCATGGGCGAGGAATATGGCGAAACTAACCCCTTCCTATTCTTCACTGATTTCTCTGATCCGGAAATAATAAAAGGTTTAAGAGAGGGTAGGAAGAGGGAACTTGGAGAGTATTATTATGATCCTCAGGATTATTCTACGTTTGAAAAATCGAAATTGAGTTGGAAGGTAGATGAGAAAATTCTATCCTTATACAAGGAATTGATAAGACTAAGAAAAGAGTTGTTTAACGACTTTTCTAGAGATGTTGACATAAGGATAGAAGATAATAAGTGCATAATAATTAAGAGAAAGGAGAAATATTTAGTTATAGCTTGTTTTGGTGAAACGTACCTAGATATTAAAGCTAAATCTATAATTACTACTGATGGAATGCCTTCTTCTCTTCCAGGAAAAGTTAATGTTGGAGCGGGAGTTTATGAGGAGTTATGA
- a CDS encoding MarR family winged helix-turn-helix transcriptional regulator translates to MVELEDWEIILKGNRKLRELLQKEAEKRGLSYTEVSTLYFLKGGEKNVSSLAEFVGVNKSTMVEILDKLENEGMITRNRDEKDRRVVLVKITQKGLEELENVRQGYKNLIKDILSRSEGNIIKFFQIVIEEVSVKEKASNVQK, encoded by the coding sequence GTGGTAGAGTTGGAAGATTGGGAAATAATACTCAAGGGAAACAGGAAACTGAGAGAGCTATTGCAAAAGGAAGCTGAAAAAAGAGGTCTTTCCTATACCGAAGTTTCCACTCTGTATTTTTTAAAGGGTGGAGAAAAGAACGTCAGTAGCTTGGCAGAATTTGTAGGAGTGAATAAGTCTACAATGGTTGAAATTCTTGATAAATTGGAAAATGAAGGAATGATAACCAGAAATAGGGATGAGAAGGATAGGAGAGTTGTTTTAGTTAAAATAACTCAAAAAGGGCTTGAAGAACTTGAGAACGTTAGGCAAGGATATAAGAATTTAATAAAGGACATTCTCTCACGATCAGAAGGTAACATTATAAAATTCTTCCAGATAGTCATAGAAGAAGTATCTGTAAAGGAGAAAGCAAGCAATGTCCAAAAATGA
- a CDS encoding energy-coupling factor transporter transmembrane component T: protein MLFEIGLFAFLTRGFYTILRLHILILAILFPFLLLSTIFLILRNKIKCLAYYVGAYLLITAWVEINSFYYYGSIIYTWPREIARIFGYSTVVTSSSLFHGILFSLYSPTLYITLLGFVFIATTNTSEVIRAFSELKIPLAITLIFSVFVKVIPQALQNMETSYKMTILRGLGYGKPLPIRLFYQIYGLIAVILPVFVYIIKGSRNLAIALETKGYMSKKNRTSLVKIGFHLIDYLLLFISIIFFYISFS, encoded by the coding sequence ATATTATTTGAAATAGGATTATTTGCATTTTTAACCAGAGGATTTTATACAATTCTTCGGCTACATATTTTGATTCTAGCAATTCTTTTTCCTTTTTTACTACTTTCTACAATTTTTCTGATATTAAGGAATAAAATCAAATGCCTAGCCTACTATGTAGGAGCGTATTTGCTTATTACAGCATGGGTAGAGATTAATTCGTTCTATTATTATGGGAGTATAATTTACACTTGGCCGCGTGAGATTGCAAGAATTTTTGGATATTCTACAGTCGTAACTAGCTCTTCCTTGTTTCACGGTATTTTGTTTTCGCTATATTCTCCGACGTTATATATAACGCTTTTAGGTTTCGTTTTTATCGCAACTACTAACACGTCAGAAGTAATTAGAGCTTTTTCTGAACTTAAAATACCTTTAGCAATAACGTTAATATTTTCAGTTTTCGTAAAAGTAATTCCTCAAGCCCTGCAAAATATGGAAACCTCATATAAAATGACTATATTAAGGGGTTTAGGTTACGGAAAACCGCTCCCAATTAGACTATTTTACCAAATTTACGGTCTAATAGCAGTCATTTTGCCCGTATTCGTGTATATAATTAAAGGTTCTAGGAACTTAGCAATAGCGTTGGAAACGAAAGGATACATGAGTAAGAAAAATAGAACTTCTTTAGTAAAAATAGGTTTTCATTTAATAGACTATTTGTTACTTTTTATTTCAATAATATTCTTCTATATTTCCTTCTCGTGA
- a CDS encoding MFS transporter has product MDRKKLLALTNTSIGIFMAFANYNMIIIALPAIFKGLSFNPTSPDSLGYLIWVILGYMVVTASLVVTFGRISDLKGRARLYTIGFLIFAIASALLASITSTGNLGVMEMIIFRLLQGVGGGLLMVNSTAVLTDYFDRRELGKALGLNQVAGLVGGVAGLIIGGILSIYNWRYIFIFSAVVGIIGTIWSALTLKDIQKPIKRSIDVIGNTLFALGITILLISVTYGLLPYNNQPLGWSNPWVIAGILVSVGVISSFVFIERKVKDPMFDLSLFKNRDFSTSNTANMIASLARQGILLMLLVLLQGIWLPLHGVPYCDTPFWAGIYLIPNVLGFAVFGPISGILSDRYGGKMLTSLGLTISGIGFLLLTLLPYNFNLYEFFAITFIQGAGMGLFTAPNTADMMASVPINKRGAASGMRAALQNTASAFSVVFYFSILISAMTGSLDSSISSALSSYGIHVNASIPASVVIFSALLGYDPLSAFSSSLPHSIAVKIDNPQFFVATIAPSFMSSLRLTLYISAGLLFMSALISAFRESGRVGRLGNNTQGKQETERAIAKGS; this is encoded by the coding sequence ATGGACAGGAAGAAATTACTAGCTTTAACTAACACGAGCATAGGGATTTTCATGGCATTTGCTAATTATAATATGATAATAATTGCCTTACCTGCAATATTTAAAGGCTTGAGCTTTAACCCAACAAGCCCAGACTCTTTAGGATACTTAATTTGGGTAATCTTAGGTTACATGGTTGTCACTGCGTCACTAGTAGTAACCTTTGGGAGAATTTCTGACTTAAAAGGTAGAGCGAGGCTTTATACGATAGGTTTTCTAATATTTGCAATAGCCTCTGCATTATTGGCATCCATTACTTCAACGGGTAATTTAGGAGTAATGGAAATGATAATCTTTAGGCTATTGCAGGGAGTAGGAGGAGGGTTATTAATGGTAAACAGTACTGCAGTGCTTACCGATTACTTCGACAGGAGAGAACTAGGGAAAGCCTTAGGGTTAAATCAAGTTGCAGGTTTAGTAGGAGGGGTTGCAGGTTTAATAATAGGCGGGATCTTATCCATTTATAACTGGAGGTACATCTTCATTTTCAGTGCAGTTGTAGGAATTATAGGGACTATCTGGTCGGCATTAACTCTTAAGGATATTCAAAAACCCATTAAGAGGTCAATAGATGTAATTGGAAATACTTTATTTGCCCTAGGCATTACGATTCTTCTAATTTCAGTAACTTACGGGCTTTTACCTTATAATAACCAACCTCTTGGCTGGAGCAACCCTTGGGTAATTGCCGGGATACTAGTTTCAGTCGGAGTAATAAGCTCTTTCGTCTTTATCGAAAGAAAAGTTAAAGATCCTATGTTTGACCTTTCCTTGTTTAAGAATAGAGATTTCTCTACCTCTAACACTGCGAACATGATAGCGTCATTAGCTAGACAAGGGATTCTATTGATGCTCCTAGTCTTATTACAAGGTATTTGGTTACCTTTACACGGAGTACCTTACTGCGATACGCCGTTTTGGGCCGGAATATATTTAATACCTAATGTTTTAGGATTTGCAGTATTTGGCCCAATTAGCGGTATACTTTCAGATAGATATGGAGGAAAAATGCTTACAAGTCTTGGTTTAACAATTAGCGGTATAGGTTTCCTCTTACTAACATTGCTACCTTACAATTTTAACTTGTACGAATTTTTCGCAATAACTTTTATTCAAGGTGCAGGGATGGGATTATTTACTGCCCCTAACACTGCAGATATGATGGCCTCAGTACCCATTAATAAAAGAGGGGCAGCCTCGGGAATGAGAGCGGCTCTTCAAAATACTGCCTCAGCTTTCAGCGTAGTATTTTACTTTAGCATATTAATTTCAGCAATGACAGGAAGTTTGGATTCCTCAATATCTTCAGCACTCTCCTCATACGGAATTCATGTTAATGCAAGTATCCCTGCCTCAGTTGTAATATTCTCTGCACTATTAGGTTACGATCCTTTATCTGCATTCTCCTCATCTCTTCCGCATTCGATAGCAGTAAAAATTGATAATCCGCAATTCTTCGTGGCGACTATTGCCCCTTCATTTATGAGTTCACTAAGGTTAACACTTTATATTTCCGCCGGTTTACTTTTCATGTCAGCATTAATTTCCGCATTTAGAGAGAGTGGTAGAGTTGGAAGATTGGGAAATAATACTCAAGGGAAACAGGAAACTGAGAGAGCTATTGCAAAAGGAAGCTGA
- a CDS encoding MFS transporter, which translates to MSKNEFLYLATVIFTLTFAIRASNNMLITTIPLISAYVFHFSSVLIGILSSIISISSFISSFFVNSKLDYLRRKKLFLISSATYAVVFPLFFIANCILVFILSFIAGFSLGILFPNIITLSGSLNDRRASERMLALYTTALSLSLIISPGLESLILERFTLREAFLFFSFFAFLVLFISLKVRFPGSHEKGEISIKAREILFSPRFLAPFFNNLMYDIPFAFIEVFGGIYAIEYFHASYSMATFLFTLYFLTSFIGRTLFTLRAPSNIFRIILLNVTLSLIGLFLAFISFNVILYIISLLILGIPHGLTYPSSLVIIRRNFKDEERSAANSYFTGILLGLGGIVPIIMGGIVDLIGIRLSFLALAIAVLVFFSLFFIKQREIKNKESS; encoded by the coding sequence ATGTCCAAAAATGAATTTCTATACCTAGCTACAGTGATTTTTACTCTAACTTTTGCAATTAGGGCCTCAAACAATATGTTAATAACAACTATTCCGCTTATTTCTGCATATGTCTTTCATTTCTCCTCAGTTCTAATTGGAATACTTTCCTCAATTATTTCAATATCATCCTTTATCTCAAGCTTTTTTGTTAACTCAAAGTTGGACTACTTGAGAAGGAAAAAATTATTTTTAATATCCTCAGCAACTTATGCAGTAGTTTTTCCGTTATTTTTCATTGCTAACTGCATTTTAGTCTTTATCTTATCTTTTATAGCAGGGTTTTCGTTGGGAATTCTGTTTCCTAATATTATTACGCTCTCGGGGTCATTAAATGATAGAAGAGCTAGCGAAAGAATGCTCGCTTTATACACTACAGCGTTAAGTCTTTCCTTAATAATAAGCCCAGGATTGGAGTCTTTGATTCTTGAAAGATTTACTTTAAGAGAGGCGTTCTTGTTCTTTTCATTTTTTGCGTTTTTAGTACTATTTATTTCATTAAAGGTTAGATTCCCTGGATCTCATGAAAAGGGAGAAATAAGCATAAAAGCTAGAGAAATTTTATTCTCTCCCAGATTTCTGGCACCATTTTTTAACAATTTGATGTACGATATACCCTTTGCATTTATAGAAGTCTTTGGCGGAATATATGCTATAGAATATTTTCATGCTAGCTATTCTATGGCGACGTTTTTGTTTACACTCTATTTTTTAACATCATTTATAGGTAGGACATTATTTACCTTGAGAGCTCCAAGCAACATATTTAGGATAATACTTTTAAACGTAACTCTCAGTTTGATAGGGCTATTTCTAGCTTTCATTTCTTTCAACGTTATTCTTTATATTATTTCCTTACTTATTTTAGGCATACCACACGGTTTGACTTACCCGTCATCACTAGTAATCATTAGGAGGAACTTTAAAGATGAAGAAAGAAGTGCGGCAAATAGTTACTTTACTGGAATTTTACTAGGTTTAGGCGGAATAGTTCCAATAATAATGGGAGGAATTGTCGACTTAATAGGGATAAGATTATCCTTTCTAGCATTGGCTATTGCAGTTCTGGTTTTCTTCTCCTTATTTTTCATTAAACAAAGAGAAATTAAAAATAAGGAATCTTCTTAG
- a CDS encoding LOG family protein, translated as MQLAIAVHSSLNKELEDKIRKFLENLKCNPTILVGGYWGGMKVVVDEAIKKKLKVVVILPEEREDVELPQDVIRINSGCEYRCRSVILVRSSNLLVSLGGEVGTTIEIFMAYAMGKRALVLSDTGFSTDKLKTAFPEYLDNRRVMKVEYYSSPEDLAKEVCKPITQIKTNFG; from the coding sequence ATGCAGTTAGCAATAGCAGTTCACAGTTCTCTAAACAAAGAATTAGAGGATAAAATAAGGAAATTCTTAGAAAATCTCAAGTGTAACCCAACAATCTTAGTTGGAGGTTATTGGGGAGGCATGAAGGTTGTTGTTGACGAGGCTATAAAAAAGAAGCTTAAAGTGGTAGTTATATTGCCAGAAGAAAGGGAAGACGTAGAACTTCCTCAAGACGTTATAAGAATAAATAGTGGCTGTGAATATAGATGTAGGTCAGTAATTTTAGTAAGATCTTCAAATTTATTAGTTTCATTAGGCGGTGAAGTAGGTACTACTATAGAAATTTTCATGGCCTATGCTATGGGAAAGAGAGCTTTAGTTTTGAGCGATACGGGGTTTTCTACTGATAAGCTAAAAACTGCTTTTCCAGAGTATCTTGATAACAGGAGAGTAATGAAAGTTGAATATTATTCTTCACCAGAAGATCTGGCAAAGGAAGTTTGTAAGCCTATAACTCAAATTAAAACTAATTTTGGTTAA
- the glgX gene encoding glycogen debranching protein GlgX, which produces MAFVQIPTRPGHPYPLGVSLTKDGANFVLFSENATAVQLLLFSHPDDKEPKEVIEVKEKTGDLWHVCVPGIMPGQLYAYKVDGPYKPEQGLRFNKNKTLIDPYAKAVAGFIKWDDSLFGYKIGDPNQDLSFDERDSTPFIPKSVVVSDEFDWEDDKPLSLRIPWSQTVIYETHVKGFSIKRDDIDEKIRGKFLGLASKSAISYFKDLGITAVELMPVQQFVRDRFLVEKGLTNYWGYNPIAYFAPDCGYATDCLGKQVVEFKKMVKELHAAGIEVIIDVVYNHTGEGNQLGPTLSFRGIDNSSYYMLNPQNPRYYMDFTGTGNTLNLRHPRVLQMVMDSLRYWVLEMHVDGFRFDLASALARELYSVNMLSTFFVAIQQDPILSRVKLIAEPWDVGEGGYQVGNFPYQWAEWNGKYRDTIRRFWRGEPILYSELANRLMGSPDLYQGSGRTPFASINYVTSHDGFTLQDLVSYNQKHNEANGFDNKDGMDENYSWNCGFEGETQDPNVIACREKQKRNFMITLFISQGVPMLLGGDELSRTQKGNNNAFCQDNEISWYDWNLDERKKAFRDFVKSMIYFRKAHPIFRRRKFFQGRKLFGSPYKDLTWISPAGTEIDDKTWNSPTQTIAFVLSGDAMDEVNERGERVADDTFLVILNGSPSSIKFKIPKLGEKWELVAWSCLREPKENEKIVKAEQEIQVEGRTAIIYKRV; this is translated from the coding sequence ATGGCTTTTGTGCAAATACCTACAAGACCTGGCCATCCTTATCCTTTAGGAGTATCTTTAACGAAAGACGGAGCTAATTTCGTGCTATTTTCTGAAAACGCTACAGCAGTACAACTATTACTTTTCTCTCATCCAGATGATAAGGAGCCTAAGGAAGTAATAGAAGTTAAAGAAAAAACGGGAGACCTTTGGCACGTTTGTGTTCCTGGAATCATGCCAGGACAACTTTATGCTTACAAGGTAGACGGTCCATATAAGCCTGAACAAGGGTTAAGGTTTAATAAAAATAAAACTCTCATTGACCCTTACGCTAAGGCAGTTGCAGGTTTTATAAAATGGGACGACTCACTTTTCGGCTACAAAATAGGTGACCCAAACCAAGATTTATCCTTTGATGAGAGAGATTCTACGCCTTTTATTCCAAAGTCCGTAGTTGTAAGTGACGAATTTGATTGGGAAGACGATAAGCCTTTAAGTTTAAGGATACCTTGGTCTCAAACAGTAATTTATGAAACTCATGTAAAGGGTTTCTCTATAAAAAGGGACGACATAGACGAAAAGATAAGAGGAAAATTCCTCGGCTTAGCCTCTAAATCTGCAATTTCCTATTTTAAGGATTTAGGAATTACTGCAGTAGAATTAATGCCAGTACAACAATTTGTTAGAGATAGATTCCTAGTAGAGAAAGGGTTAACTAACTATTGGGGTTACAATCCAATAGCATACTTTGCACCGGATTGCGGTTACGCAACTGACTGCTTAGGAAAACAAGTAGTAGAATTCAAGAAAATGGTTAAAGAACTCCACGCTGCTGGAATTGAAGTTATAATAGATGTTGTTTACAATCATACGGGAGAGGGAAATCAGTTAGGGCCTACATTGAGCTTCAGGGGGATCGATAATTCGTCGTATTACATGTTAAATCCCCAAAATCCTAGGTATTACATGGATTTCACTGGAACCGGCAATACATTGAACTTGAGACACCCTAGAGTTTTGCAAATGGTCATGGATAGCTTACGTTATTGGGTTTTAGAAATGCACGTTGATGGTTTTAGATTTGACCTTGCGTCAGCTTTAGCTAGAGAGCTTTACAGCGTTAATATGCTATCAACTTTCTTTGTAGCAATTCAACAAGACCCTATCCTATCTAGAGTAAAACTAATTGCGGAACCTTGGGATGTAGGAGAAGGAGGCTATCAAGTAGGCAATTTCCCTTATCAGTGGGCAGAGTGGAACGGCAAGTACAGAGATACTATAAGGAGGTTTTGGAGAGGAGAACCAATACTTTACTCTGAATTAGCAAACAGATTAATGGGATCTCCAGATCTTTATCAAGGCTCTGGAAGAACGCCCTTCGCTAGCATTAACTACGTTACTTCCCACGATGGGTTTACATTACAAGATTTAGTAAGCTATAATCAAAAACATAATGAAGCTAACGGATTTGATAATAAGGACGGAATGGATGAAAATTATAGCTGGAACTGCGGTTTTGAAGGAGAAACGCAAGATCCCAACGTAATAGCTTGTAGAGAAAAACAAAAGAGGAATTTCATGATAACCTTATTCATAAGTCAAGGAGTGCCAATGCTATTAGGAGGAGACGAATTAAGCAGAACACAGAAAGGTAATAATAACGCATTTTGTCAGGATAATGAAATTTCTTGGTACGACTGGAACTTAGATGAAAGGAAAAAGGCTTTTAGAGATTTCGTAAAATCGATGATATATTTCAGGAAAGCTCATCCTATTTTTAGGAGGAGGAAGTTCTTCCAAGGTAGGAAGCTATTCGGTTCTCCTTATAAGGATTTAACCTGGATTTCTCCTGCAGGAACTGAAATAGATGATAAAACTTGGAACTCTCCAACGCAAACAATAGCCTTTGTCCTATCAGGAGATGCTATGGACGAAGTAAATGAAAGAGGAGAAAGAGTAGCAGATGATACTTTTCTAGTGATACTCAACGGTAGTCCGAGTAGTATAAAATTCAAGATACCTAAACTAGGAGAAAAATGGGAGTTAGTAGCTTGGAGTTGTTTAAGGGAACCTAAGGAGAATGAGAAAATAGTTAAGGCAGAGCAAGAAATTCAA
- a CDS encoding Ldh family oxidoreductase translates to MKIPVNELKEIIVQILDKRGVEDSSVIAEHLIEAELRGHSSHGVQRLIPLVKGIELGTIEKKLNYKILKSTSSSLLIDARRSIGIVLWNKIVNELEFKEPISIVVVRNASHIGFLGYYTRKLAEKGYSAIMFGNAEPAVVFPGKAEKLLSTTPLSISIPSNPPVVLDMALSLTARGKIIEAQRKGEKIPYGVAVNERGEITTDPTEALKGGLLPLGGVKGFYLMLTLELLTSFLTGSAVGPEVKGVLNTENPPNKGEVLIVINPKFTEKDNHGIDLMRRILGSLPGDRGDKLLKSSGNEINIDEKLFNTLNEMAKKIPYF, encoded by the coding sequence ATGAAAATTCCCGTAAATGAGCTGAAGGAGATTATCGTTCAAATACTAGATAAGAGAGGAGTTGAAGACTCGAGTGTAATAGCTGAACATTTAATAGAGGCAGAATTAAGGGGTCATTCTTCTCACGGCGTACAAAGATTAATTCCTCTAGTTAAGGGTATAGAATTAGGAACTATAGAAAAGAAGTTAAATTATAAAATATTAAAATCTACTTCTTCTTCTCTATTGATAGATGCTAGGAGAAGTATTGGGATTGTACTGTGGAATAAAATAGTTAACGAACTGGAGTTTAAAGAACCTATAAGCATAGTTGTAGTGAGGAATGCTTCTCACATAGGTTTCCTTGGTTATTATACTAGGAAATTAGCTGAAAAAGGTTATTCAGCAATAATGTTCGGAAACGCAGAGCCAGCAGTAGTTTTCCCGGGAAAAGCTGAAAAACTACTTTCAACAACTCCTTTAAGTATATCAATTCCTTCTAACCCACCAGTTGTCCTAGACATGGCCTTATCTTTAACTGCAAGAGGTAAAATAATAGAGGCACAAAGAAAAGGAGAAAAAATTCCTTACGGAGTTGCAGTAAATGAGAGAGGAGAAATAACAACTGACCCTACAGAGGCTTTGAAAGGAGGTTTACTACCTTTAGGTGGAGTAAAAGGGTTTTATTTAATGTTAACGCTAGAACTCCTTACCTCATTCTTAACAGGGAGTGCTGTAGGGCCAGAAGTTAAAGGAGTATTAAATACAGAGAATCCTCCAAATAAGGGTGAAGTACTAATAGTTATTAACCCTAAATTTACTGAGAAAGATAATCACGGAATAGACTTGATGAGAAGAATTCTGGGTTCGTTGCCGGGAGATAGAGGAGATAAATTATTAAAAAGCAGCGGAAATGAAATTAACATTGATGAAAAATTATTTAATACTCTTAATGAAATGGCTAAGAAGATTCCTTATTTTTAA
- a CDS encoding M56 family metallopeptidase — translation MVTRYWLRYYVISFASIAVIDVIVSSIVVSIPFFYIFQIIMIFGLWYLISPFTMIALLKMRKGGEGLVEVVDKVSKKFGVKTPRVYISYVDFPNALAFGNILFRGMAVTSPLLDLLNDQELEAVIAHEISHLKNHDPEVLILSIIGINSIYSFLIYLFPCYLSIIIIFYFLGLFPLFFAIHRRVEKRADITAVKKDRSYAIPLETALIKIAYLSDKLPSYVLKNFPELQILLMKYDIISSNYGNGGLFRTHPSLSERLRYLSSYEY, via the coding sequence ATGGTAACTAGATATTGGTTAAGATATTACGTAATATCCTTTGCCTCGATTGCAGTTATTGACGTAATAGTTTCTTCTATAGTTGTAAGCATACCGTTCTTTTATATCTTTCAAATTATTATGATATTTGGACTTTGGTATTTAATCTCCCCATTTACAATGATAGCACTCCTAAAGATGAGAAAAGGAGGAGAAGGATTAGTAGAAGTAGTTGATAAAGTTTCAAAAAAATTTGGAGTAAAAACTCCTAGAGTATACATATCTTATGTAGACTTTCCTAATGCTTTAGCTTTTGGCAATATCTTATTCAGAGGAATGGCAGTAACTTCGCCTTTATTAGACTTATTAAATGATCAAGAATTAGAAGCAGTAATTGCACATGAAATTTCACACTTAAAAAATCACGATCCAGAAGTACTGATATTATCAATAATAGGAATTAACTCAATATACTCCTTTTTGATATATTTATTCCCTTGTTATCTGTCAATAATTATTATTTTCTACTTCCTCGGTTTATTTCCACTGTTTTTTGCTATTCATAGAAGAGTCGAGAAAAGAGCAGACATAACTGCGGTAAAGAAGGATAGAAGTTATGCAATACCCCTAGAGACTGCACTAATAAAAATAGCATACTTAAGCGATAAATTACCTTCATACGTATTAAAGAACTTTCCTGAATTACAGATACTTTTAATGAAATATGACATTATTTCAAGCAATTACGGAAATGGAGGTTTGTTTAGAACTCATCCATCTCTTAGTGAAAGGCTGAGATACCTCAGTAGTTACGAATATTAA